Proteins from a single region of Dictyostelium discoideum AX4 chromosome 5 chromosome, whole genome shotgun sequence:
- the cupG gene encoding calcium up-regulated protein yields the protein MINIEDISKSSNQSEEKQLKSTSSKPKYSFAAKSLFKGSNNITPYYLSTSNTFQCVASESIQTWLLSDDGHIFTSSGNFVLDVSSGGYFVELVQLNSNSKTQIWTIDTTNNKIQNQGNGNYLDIDCFNICVAPLNGNATQQWTTFRRAPIPTGNWGYFQSKQLNSNNYWGLSVLNNSTSYNTSVVMNKVQAKSKGQIWQMTSDGHILSRLDGNLVLDIGPSINGSTTNYYLNTNVYKANDLMQQWGINENNQIFNQYYPNLCIGFVGQLGVDSTVNCVLAQPSSACDTYFQFIANPTYSLNQIVGEVPEPFPAYTSGDLLASYQYLSNDATSNFTDDIRSLYTGINVSLQSFLSIVTNATCPSSIHSTEDFSNVQNQIKTELIYAINVRLVFENYSGFYSKLFSQGSSNLTNLANLINVDMSSNQMVNANYTDAITSIFYSLISEIPVGGPIIANIGQSAVEFGELMSQSNYQGASTYQVELSQLYTHLNTNYENEMANAQSMKDTILQDWGMMSKTYALCFLPTNDPSSLNMNGLDFDEISDVASVAYEIAMIQMLLPTTYQIYFTPAGYWVPYSDGDFAYSDNSGTYIMATIEYSNSYPPKELTDKLWNNGVSKQEFFLSAYGWNLATSLTYYNNTKQHNNIFKLAFPTIKNFTGVPMQFVMTNEGDNLGNFTVKTHFAKFFSTYYSCGEAGHHYFDIAVTDINKNKVANFTVDIKLKALEGSYVSIKTGSLVVQPGYAVGNPICNQGSYSLMFSASILIPIYKSE from the coding sequence atgattaatattGAAGATATTTCAAAATCTTCAAACCAAAGTgaagaaaaacaattaaaaagtaCAAgttcaaaaccaaaataCTCATTCGCAGCAAAAAGTTTATTCAAaggttcaaataatattacacCATATTATTTATCAACCAGTAATACATTCCAATGTGTAGCATCTGAGTCAATTCAAACATGGCTTCTTTCGGATGATGGTCATATCTTTACATCCAGTGGTAATTTTGTTTTAGATGTTTCATCAGGTGGTTATTTTGTTGAATTAGTACAacttaattcaaattcaaaaactCAAATTTGGACAATTgatacaacaaataataaaattcaaaaccaAGGTAATGGTAATTACCTTGATATCGACTGTTTCAATATTTGTGTTGCACCTTTAAATGGAAACGCAACTCAACAATGGACAACTTTTAGAAGAGCACCAATTCCAACTGGTAATTGGGGTTACTTTCAAAGCAAACAAttgaattcaaataattattgggGTTTAAgtgtattaaataatagtacatCATATAATACTAGTGTAGTTATGAATAAAGTTCAAGCAAAATCAAAAGGTCAAATTTGGCAAATGACAAGCGATGGTCACATTTTATCACGTTTGGATGGTAATTTAGTATTAGATATTGGTCCATCAATTAATGGTAGTACAacaaactattatttaaataccAATGTTTACAAAGCAAATGATCTAATGCAACAATGGGGTATCAacgaaaataatcaaatattcAATCAATATTATCCAAATTTATGTATTGGATTCGTTGGTCAACTTGGAGTTGATTCAACTGTTAATTGTGTATTAGCTCAACCAAGTAGTGCTTGTGATacttattttcaatttattgcAAATCCAACCTATTCATTAAACCAAATTGTTGGTGAAGTACCAGAACCATTTCCAGCTTACACAAGTGGTGATTTATTAGCATCATATCAATACCTTAGTAATGATGCAACTTCTAATTTTACTGATGATATTAGATCACTTTATACAGGAATCAATGTTAGTTTACAATCCTTTTTAAGTATTGTCACCAATGCAACTTGTCCATCATCAATTCATTCAACTGAAGATTTTTCAAAtgttcaaaatcaaatcaaaactGAACTCATCTATGCAATCAATGTCCGTTTAGTATTTGAAAACTATTCTGGTTTTTATAGTAAATTATTTAGTCAAGGTAGttcaaatttaacaaatttagcaaatttaattaatgttgATATGTCATCTAATCAAATGGTTAATGCAAATTATACTGATGCAATTACtagtattttttattcactTATTTCAGAGATTCCAGTAGGTGGTCCAATAATTGCAAACATTGGTCAATCAGCAGTAGAATTTGGTGAATTAATGTCTCAAAGTAATTATCAAGGTGCATCAACCTATCAAGTTGAATTAAGTCAACTCTACACTCATTTAAATACAAActatgaaaatgaaatggCAAATGCTCAAAGTATGAAGGATACCATTTTACAAGATTGGGGTATGATGAGTAAAACCTATGCATTATGTTTCTTACCAACCAATGATCCATCCTCTCTCAATATGAATGGATTAGACTTTGATGAAATTTCAGATGTTGCATCTGTAGCTTACGAAATTGCAATGATTCAAATGTTATTACCAACTACTTATCAAATTTACTTTACACCAGCTGGTTATTGGGTACCATATTCAGATGGTGATTTCGCTTATAGTGATAACTCTGGAACCTATATTATGGCCACTATCGAGTATAGTAATTCTTATCCTCCAAAGGAATTGACTGATAAGTTATGGAATAATGGGGTTTCAAAACAAGAATTTTTCTTGTCAGCTTATGGTTGGAATTTAGCTACCTCGCTCACCTACTACAATAATACTAAGCAGCataataatatctttaaattaGCCTttccaacaattaaaaattttacagGAGTACCAATGCAATTTGTAATGACCAACGAAGGTGATAATCTTGGTAATTTCACAGTCAAAACTCATTTTGCAAAATTCTTTTCAACATATTACAGTTGTGGAGAAGCTGGTCATCATTATTTCGACATTGCTGTAACTGATATTAACAAAAACAAGGTTGCAAATTTCACAGTTGACATTAAATTAAAAGCTCTCGAAGGTAGTTATGTTTCAATCAAAACTGGTTCATTAGTTGTTCAGCCAGGTTATGCTGTTGGTAATCCAATTTGTAATCAAGGTAGTTATTCTCTAATGTTTTCtgcttcaattttaattccaatttataaatcagaataa
- a CDS encoding armadillo-like helical domain-containing protein, with amino-acid sequence MNLLSQFMKPKNKFSIENLRYLHNTLKKNQIITAQNKNLIVESLRQIAEVMIWGDQHDNLFFDFFLEKNIMGFFIQFLAQKTSTEVTIQLLQTLSILVENLRNENSIYFLLSNNYINEIIIHKFDFSSEEVLDYFVSLLKALSLKLDKSTVNFFFNHVEKDFPLYTEAIKFVNHKETMIRIAIRTLTLNIFKVENKEMREYIINSTAVPYFSNIVWFIRRNCMSLSKVLEKSNHDSSYQLKDYMDELTDQFYYLHDIFNLGFESMNIVLAEQFIQYLIYPVFIGSLIDPLKNPDLEDRITPTLALYLLAHVFNIFSFKPLLDTISSALLTATQSQAQLFTSATTAPPPLSTIASNRRHYNSFRRFSSFPNLESLEAMKNDGITSISDTDGRIGASGRLLNNTSTDEDSPPNSGFKPSNSVQSTSSSPSTPKKYQQQFSRLFGSSRKPLPTTPSSSPKPSTTSSITTSTTTTTPTTTITTTTTTTTTTITPSSSPSKQNLSSSIESTNSLNNNNNNNNNNTTANNDNLESTQPKEDNLPTITVLNLNSPNENSTKDDNNNNNNNNNNNNNNNNNNNNNTTPTPSTPTRKRFKFNRNEFKESLLHLIGSDRETFGIVIMLYSFLKNQHIDKRILEKGGMLPYRLALLEGLLSPETNNNNSNNNHHHHHHHHHHHSKTTVTSPNNQQQQQQVSHSTGGIKGQKNSKMSASLPINIGHNRSRSESHAKSLLFNPNLYDTVTLEERSLFKTPSPGSSSLFGELEIETNKTDEGGDEKDEYDDGDDESSVNIRIKSSKHNSINSSVDSTIDLSKNNNNNNNNNNNNENNNNDNNNENNNVNNNNNINNNNNEESEEEEFVPVPESSQKDFTRRLINALFMVLVNSNQFRLVTLQMTLLILKELVYSSDSSSKLTETQALLLEQAYITVTDNLKECLSGPLSEVFLEIFEEELRSYKQIIFESLMEDVSLILPIPQKPVSRLSLSHRLPSGELERTQKAVQQFLVLRELKFTLLRKKDTMLPLKQPPTPMVKEKYLFNLETGVVESSYDIIEYHHFEKVSGPTPPPPSGTPRKRFTHYGVLFHNLLLAVDPPPSISSSSSSSASTSGSGTPNSSIGGTGGGGGGGMGSGTGGTSSPNPSNIIGGTNNKGIYGTIVHIAPLQRLEIETSHRDPSILRVTSHPTTWNVEMVFDDSTQCSKAKQMLERVRDDVRATKMRQIYALLGEKDPDDDSVPPQLNYGNMVERNPTNSDHDSNTTLNNEHNLLSSNNNGEFSTSMSNTPPSRVITPIDTSNSHPLANILGSDDNISFVNNNNNNSNNNNTKKTTSTVNTPISTPHKLKKGNRGSSSNSSLNDSILPTLEDHLRKTVSPKVDMFNTSFFDDTLDLKELISTDELNNGNNNNNNEDNNENPFSNIKRNSNEVKVGQPVQQEIEKEKEKENIIGEDVEKETSIEQKEIKKDENDNNNIVEKEEEEIKDDNIKEEIKQDDSNNKEINNDNSTTNNKEDEEEEIKKDNKDEENIVNIEHINEKEVQEQQTEEQVEEIIKESVDIKVESDNN; translated from the exons atgaatttgctTTCACAATTTATGAAACCAaagaataaattttcaatagaAAATTTAAGGTACCTTCATAAtactttaaaaaagaatcaaattattacagcacaaaataaaaatttaattgtagAATCACTAAGACAAATTGCAGAAGTAATGATTTGGGGTGATCAacatgataatttattttttga ttttttccTTGAAAAGAATATAATGGGATTTTTCATTCAATTTTTAGCACAGAAAACATCAACAGAAGTaacaattcaattattacaaaCTTTAAGTATTTTAGTAGAGAATTTaagaaatgaaaattcaattt actttttattatcaaataattatattaatgaaattattattcataaatttgatttttcaagtGAGGAAGTTTTAGATTATTttgtatcattattaaaagcattatcattaaaattggATAAAAGCACAGTaaactttttctttaatcATGTTGAAAAAGATTTCCCACTTTATACAGAAGctattaaatttgtaaatcaTAAAGAAACAATGATTAGAATTGCAATTAGAACTTTAAcattaaacatttttaaag ttgaaaataaagaaatgagagaatatattataaattcaacaGCAGTAccatatttttcaaatatagtTTGGTTTATTAGAAGAAATTGTATGTCATTAAGTAAGGTTTTAGAAAAGAGTAATCATGATAGTTCATATCAATTAAAGGATTATATGGATGAATTGACCGATCAATTCTATTATTTACatgatatatttaatttggGATTCGAATCTATGAATATAGTGTTGGCAGAACAATTTatacaatatttaatttatccaGTATTCATTGGTAGTTTAATTGACCCATTGAAAAATCCAGATTTAGAGGATAGAATAACACCAACATTAGCATTATATCTATTGGCTCatgtttttaatatattttcattcaaGCCTTTATTGGACACGATTTCAAGTGCCCTACTTACAGCCACTCAGAGTCAAGCTCAACTATTTACAAGTGCCACAACTGCACCGCCACCATTATCAACTATAGCTTCAAATCGTAGACATTATAATAGTTTTAGAAGGTTCTCTTCATTTCCAAATTTAGAATCTTTGGAAGCAATGAAAAACGATGGTATCACTAGCATTTCAGATACTGATGGTCGTATTGGTGCAAGTGGTCGTCTATTAAATAATACGAGTACCGATGAAGATTCACCACCAAATAGTGGTTTTAAACCATCGAATTCAGTACAATCTACTTCATCCTCACCTTCAACTCCAAagaaatatcaacaacaattctCTAGATTATTTGGTTCCTCTAGAAAACCTTTACCAACTACCCCATCTTCATCACCAAAACCTTCAACCACAAGTTCTATTACTACTTCAACCACTACAACTACTCCAACCACTACTAtcactacaactacaacaacaactactacaacaatTACACCATCAAGTTCGCCATCAAAACAAAACTTATCAAGTTCAATTGAAAGTacaaatagtttaaataataataataataacaataataataataccactgccaataatgataatttggAATCAACTCAACCAAAAGAAGATAATTTACCAACAATAAcagtattaaatttaaattcaccaaatgaaaattctactaaagatgataataataataataataataataataataataataataataataataataataataataataatacaacaccaacaccatcaacaccaactagaaagagatttaaatttaataggaATGAGTTTAAAGAATCTTTATTACATTTAATAGGTAGTGATAGAGAAACATTTGGTATTGTAATTATGTTATActcatttttaaagaatcaacATATtgataaaagaattttaGAGAAAGGAGGTATGTTACCATACCGTTTAGCATTATTAGAAGGTTTATTATCACcagaaacaaataataataatagtaataataatcaccaccatcaccatcatcaccaccatcatcattcaAAAACAACAGTAACAAGTCCAAATaatcaacagcaacaacaacaggtTAGCCATAGTACTGGTGGTATTAAAGGACAAAAGAATAGTAAAATGTCAGCATCATTACCAATCAATATTGGACATAATAGATCTAGATCGGAATCACATGCAAAATCATTACTTTTCAATCCAAACCTATATGATACTGTAACCCTTGAAGAAcgttcattatttaaaacaccaTCACCTGgctcatcatcattatttggtGAGTTGGAGAttgaaacaaataaaactGATGAAGGTGGTGATGAAAAAGATGAATATGATGATGGAGATGATGAATCATCTGTAAACATTagaattaaatcatcaaaacATAATAGTATAAATAGTAGTGTTGATAGTACTATTGATTTaagtaaaaataacaataataataataataataataacaataatgaaaataataataatgataataataatgaaaataataatgtaaataataataataatataaataataataataatgaagaatcagaagaagaagaatttGTACCAGTACCAGAATCAAGTCAAAAAGATTTTACAAGAAGATTAATTAATGCATTATTTATGGTATTAGTTAATAGTAATCAATTTAGATTGGTTACATTACAAATGAcattattgatattgaaagAATTAGTTTATTCATCAGATTCCTCATCAAAGTTAACAGAGACACAAGCATTACTTTTGGAGCAAGCATATATTACAGTTACAGATAATTTAAAGGAATGTTTAAGTGGTCCGTTGTCAGAGGtgtttttagaaattttcgAAGAGGAGTTAAGATCGTATAAACAAATCATTTTCGAAAGTTTAATGGAGGATGTTTCATTGATTTTACCAATACCACAGAAACCAGTTAGTAGATTATCATTATCTCATCGTTTACCATCGGGTGAGTTGGAAAGAACTCAAAAAGCAGTTCAACAATTTTTGGTTTTACGTGAGCTTAAATTCACTCTCCTTAGAAAGAAAGATACAATGTTGCCATTGAAACAACCACCAACTCCAATGGTGAAAGAGaaatatttattcaatttagAAACTGGCGTTGTAGAGAGCAGTTATGATATCATCGAGTATCACCACTTTGAGAAGGTTTCAGGTCCaactccaccaccaccatctgGCACACCAAGAAAGAGGTTTACACACTATGGTGTTTTATttcataatttattattggcTGTTGATCCACCACCTTCAATATCAtcgtcatcgtcatcatcagcATCAACAAGTGGTAGTGGTACACCAAATTCAAGCATTGGCGGtactggtggtggtggaggtggtggtaTGGGTAGCGGCACTGGTGGTACAAGTAGTCCAAATCCATCCAACATAATTGGTGGAACCAACAACAAAGGTATTTATGGTACAATTGTTCATATCGCACCTTTACAAAGATTGGAGATTGAAACATCACATCGTGATCCATCAATTTTACGTGTTACCTCTCATCCAACCACTTGGAATGTTGAAATGGTATTCGACGATTCAACTCAATGTTCAAAGGCAAAACAAATGTTGGAAAGAGTTCGTGATGATGTTAGAGCAACTAAAATGCGTCAAATCTATGCATTGTTGGGTGAAAAGGATCCAGATGATGATTCTGTACCACCTCAATTAAACTATGGTAATATGGTTGAAAGAAATCCAACCAATAGTGATCATGATAGTAATACAACACTAAATAATGAACATAATCTATtaagtagtaataataatggtgaattTTCAACTTCAATGTCAAATACACCACCATCAAGAGTAATAACTCCAATTGATACATCAAATTCTCATCCATTAGCAAATATTTTAGGTagtgatgataatattagttttgtaaataataataataataatagtaataataataataccaaaaaaACTACATCAACAGTTAATACACCAATTTCAACACCAcataaattaaagaaaggTAATAGAGGTTcttcttcaaattcttcattaaatgattcaattttacCAACACTTGAAGATCATCTTAGAAAAACTGTTAGTCCAAAAGTTGATATGTTTAATACTTCATTTTTTGATGATACtttagatttaaaagaattaatatctactgatgaattaaataatggaaacaataataataataatgaagataataatgaaaatccattttcaaatattaaaagaaattcaaatgaaGTTAAAGTTGGCCAACCAGTACaacaagaaattgaaaaagaaaaagaaaaagaaaatattattggTGAAGATGTTGAAAAAGAAACTTCAATtgaacaaaaagaaataaaaaaagatgaaaatgacaacaacaatatagttgaaaaagaagaagaagaaattaaagatgataatataaaagaagaaataaaacaagatgatagtaataataaagaaattaataatgataatagtactactaataataaagaagacgaagaagaagaaattaaaaaagataataaggATGAAGAAAATATTGTTAATATAGAAcatataaatgaaaaagaagtacaagaacaacaaacCGAAGAACAAGTCgaagaaattataaaagaaTCTGTTGATATTAAAGTAGAATcagataataattaa
- the rps9 gene encoding 40S ribosomal protein S9 translates to MSSNYSKTSHTPRRPFEKERIDAELKVVGEFGLKNKNEVWRVQYALAKIRKAARELLVLDEKDPKRIFEGSALLRRLHKLGVMEESKNKLDYILNLKVQDFMERRLQTLVFKNGLAKSIHHARVLIKGRHIRVGKQLVNVPSFLVRVESQKHLGLASTSPLAGGRPGRRARKMAKNNSSKGEEEN, encoded by the exons ATGTCATCTAAC TACAGTAAGACCTCTCACACTCCACGTCGTCCATTCGAAAAGGAAAGAATCGACGCTGAATTAAAAGTTGTCGGTGAATTTGGTTTAAAGAACAAAAACGAAGTATGGAGAGTCCAATACGCTTTAGCCAAAATCAGAAAGGCTGCTAGAGAACTCCTCGTTCTTGATGAAAAAGACCCAAAACGTATCTTTGAAGGTTCAGCTCTCCTCCGTAGACTCCACAAATTAGGTGTCATGGAAGAATCAAAGAACAAACTCGATTATATTCTTAATCTTAAAGTTCAAGATTTCATGGAAAGACGTCTCCAAACTTTAGTCTTCAAAAATGGTCTTGCCAAATCAATCCATCACGCTCGTGTTTTAATCAAAGGTAGACACATCCGTGTTGGTAAACAATTAGTCAACGTTCCATCTTTCCTCGTCCGTGTTGAATCCCAAAAGCACTTAGGTTTAGCTTCAACCTCCCCATTAGCTGGTGGTCGTCCAGGTCGTCGTGCCCGTAAAATGGCCAAGAACAACTCATCAAAAGGTGAAGAAGAaaactaa